CAACACGAAGGGCTGCTCCGCGAGGAAGTCGCCCAGGTGCTGCGAGAGGGCGGGGCGGATGCCGCGGCCCACGCGCTGGGCCAGGGCGCTGACGCCTGCGCGCTGCTGCAGGGTGAGCTCGCCGGAGTGGAAGGGAGAGGGGTCCATGCGCAGGGGATTCTCGGCCCCGGCGAGCGTTGCGCGCGCGAGGTGTCCGCTCCTGGGACGCGCCTTCCCACGCCCGCCCACCGAAGCCGCGGAGCGCGAGCAATTCCAGGGCCTTGTCCCCCGAAGAAGCCGTGGCACGCCCCTCGCTATACCGGAGGGTTGCGATGAGCACCTTCCTCCAGGACCTGCGCTACGCCTTGCGCCTGCTGCGCCAGGCGCCCGGCTTCACCCTCGCTGCGGTGCTGGCGCTCGCGCTGGGCATCGGGGCCACCACGGCGCTCTTCAGCGTGGTGCACGCGGTGCTCCTGCGGCCGCTGCCCTACGCGGACGCCGAGCGCCTGGTCATCGTGACGGACCCCAGCGCGCAGCCCGGCAGCCAGCGCTACAGCCTCTTCGAGCGCGACGAGCTCGCGCGCGGCGCCACGCAGCTCTCGAGCCTCACGGCCTACAGCAACACCGCACTCGCGCTCACGGGGCTCGGGGATGCGCAGCAGGTGCGCGGCGTCCTCACCGACGGGCCCTTCTTCGAGGTGTTCGGCGTGCAGGCGGAGCTGGGCCGCACGCTCGACCCGCGCACCCCCGAGGCACCGGAGGTGGTGGTGAGCCACTCCTTCTGGGCGCAGCAGCTGGGCGGCAGCCCGCAGGCGCTCGGCCGCACGCTCACGCTCAGTGGCCAGCCCTACACGCTGGTAGGCGTGATGCCGGACACCTTCGCGGTGCCCAACACGCGGGCGCAGCTGTGGCTCACCCAGGCGAGCACGCCCAACGCTTCGCAGCAGGCGGCGCGCACCTCGAAGGGCTGGCGCGCCTTCCAGCTCACGGGACGGCTCGCGCCGGGGGCGAGCCTCGCCTCCGCGGGCAGCGAGCTCGCGGCGCTCGGCGAGCGGCTCGCGGCCACCTACCCGGACACGCAGGGGGACCTGCACCTGGGCGCGGCGAGCCTGCACGAGGCCACGGTGGGCAACGTGCGGCTGCTCCTGTGGGTGCTGCTGGGCGCGGTGGGCTTCGTGCTGCTGCTCGCGGCCTCCAACGTCGCGCACCTGCAGCTCGCGCGCGCGGCGGTGCGGCAGAAGGAGCTGGCCATCCGCATCGCGCTGGGGGCGAGCCGCGGCCGGCTCGTGCGCCAGCTGCTCACCGAGAGCGTGCTGCTCGCGCTGCTGGGCTGCGCCCTGGGGCTCCTGCTCGCGCTGTGGGGCACGGACGCGCTCGTCGCGCTCGCGGGCCGGGCGCTTCCGCGCGCGGGTGAGGTGGGGATGGACGGGCGGGTGCTCCTCTTCGCGCTCGCGACGGCGGTGGCCACGGGCGTGGGGGTGGGGCTGGTGCCCGCGCTGCAGCGCAGCCAGCAGAGCCCGCAGGCGTCCCTGGGGCGAGGCAGCGCAGAGGCGTTTCGCGGCCGCACGCACGGGGTCCTGGTGGTGGCCGAGGTCGCGCTCGCGCTCGTGCTGGTGCTGGGCGCGGGGCTGATGCTCAAGAGCTTCTACAAGCTGCAGCAGGTGGACCCGGGGGTGGACGCGGAGGGCATCTACACCGGGCGGCTCAACCTCACCGGCACGCGCTACCAGGAGGACGCGGCGCTGCTCGCCTTCCAGCAGCAGCTGCTCGCGCGGCTCGCGGCGCGCCCGGAGGTGGCGGGCGCCGGCCTGGGGCTCAGCGTGCCGGCCGGCGCAGACCAGCGCGGCAACAGCTACCGGGTGGAGGGCACCCCGGAGAACCTGGCGAACCCGCCGCAGGCGATCACCAACGTCGTGAGCCCTGGCTTCCTCGAGACGCTGCGGGTGCCCCTGCGCGCAGGGCGCCTGCTGCAGAAGAGCGACGACGTGGCTGGAGCGCCGCAGGTCATCGTGGTGAGCGAGGCCTTCGTGCGCGCGGCCTTCCCGGACCAGGACCCGCTGGGCAAGCGCATCTCCATGGGCCAGGTGGAAGGCAAGCCGGACTGGTACACGGTGGTGGGCGTGGTGGGGGACGTCGCCTACGACGGCCTCGACACGGCCCCAGGCCCCACGCTCTACCAGCCCAGCGTGCAGTCGCCCTACCGCGCCCCGCAGCTGGTGGTGCGTGCGGCCGGGGGCATGCCGGTCGAGCGGCTCGCGGGCGTCATGCGCGAGGAGCTGCGCGCGCTGGACCCCAGCGTGCCGCTGGGCGACGAGATGACGCTGGAGGCGATGCTCGCCCGCGGGCTCGGCGCGCCGCGCTTCCGCACGCTGCTGCTCGGCGTCTTCGGCGCGCTCGCGCTCGTCCTCGCGGCCGTGGGCATCTACGGCGTCATGAGCTACGCGGTGGCGCAGCGCGCGCACGAGATGGGCGTGCGCATGGCGCTGGGCGCGCAGCGCCGCGACCTCCTCTCGCTCGTGGTGGGGCAGTCGCTGCGGCGCGTGGGGCTGGGGCTCGCGGTGGGGCTCGCGCTCGCGCTCGCCGCGCACCGCAGCATCGCGGGGCTGCTCTTCGGGGTCGGTGCCCTGGACCCCGCCGTCTTTGCCTCGGTGCCCGCGCTGCTCGCCGGCGTGGCGTTCGTGGCCAGCTGGCTGCCTGCCCGCCGGGCAGCCGGAGTAGACCCCGCCGTGGTCCTGCGCCGCGGCTAGGGAACAGTCCCCTCTCCCTCCGGGAGGGGGAAGGGGTGAGGGATGTCCCCCCACCCGAGACCTTCTGGTTAGAGTGGTGACCGCCGTGTCCCAGCCTGCTTACGAGTCCGCCTCCCCCGTGACCACCCCCGCTCCCGCCCCCGCTCCGCAGCAGCCACGCATCCTCGTCGCCGACGACCAGGCGGACGTGCTCGAGGCGCTGCGCCTGCTGCTCAAGCGCGACGGCTTCTCGGTCGTCACCACGCAGTCGCCCGCCGGCGTGATCAGCGCGCTGGAGGGGCAGGACTTCGACCTGCTGCTGATGGACCTCAACTACACGCGCGACACCACGAGCGGGAAGGAGGGCTTCGACCTGCTGCAGAACCTGCGCAGCCACGACGCGAACCTCCCGGTCATCGTGATGACGGCGTGGGGCAGCGTGGAGGGCGCGGTGGAGGCGATGCGCCGCGGGGCGCGCGACTACGTGCAGAAGCCCTGGGACAACACGCGCCTGCTCGCCACGCTGCGCACGCAGCTGGAGCTGGGCCGCGCGCTCAAGCGCACGCGCCGGCTGGAAGAGGAGAACACCCACCTGCGCGCCAAGGGCGAGCGCCCCGCCTTCCTCGGCGAGAGCCGCGCGATGCTGCCGGTGAAGAAGCTCATCGAGCGCGTGGCGAGCAGCAGCGCGAACGTGCTCATCACGGGCGAGCACGGCACGGGCAAGGAGGTGGTCGCGCGCTCCCTGCACGCGCTGAGCGGGCGCGCGGGCACCCCGTTCGTCGCGGTGAACGCGGGCGGCCTCTCCGAGGGCGTCTTCGAGAGCGAGCTGTTCGGCCACGTGAAGGGCGCCTTCACGGACGCGAAGAGCGACCGCATCGGCTGCTTCGAGCTCGCGGACGGGGGCACGCTGTTCCTCGACGAGATCGGCAACATGCCGCCCAGCCAGCAGGCGAAGCTCCTGCGCGTGCTGCAGACGGGCGAGCTGCACCCGGTGGGCAGCAGCAAGGTGCGCCGGGTGAGCGTGCGCGTGGTGAGCGCGACGAACGCGGACCTGGGCAAGGCGGTGGAGGAGGGGCGCTTCCGCGAGGACCTGCTCTACCGGCTCAACACGGTGGAGGTGCAGCTGCCGCCGCTGCGCGAGCGCACCGAGGACATCCCCATCCTCGCCTCGCACTTCCTGGACGTGCAGGGCCAGAAGTACGGCCGGCCCGGGATGCGCTTCGACTCGGGCGCGCTCGAGGCGCTCATCGCCTACACCTGGCCGGGCAACGTGCGCGAGCTGGAGCACGCGGTGGAGCGCGCGCTGCTCATGGCCCAGGGCGACACGGTGGGCGCCGAGGACCTGCTGCTGCGCCGGCGCGGCGGCGGCGAGGGCGGCAGCGCGCGGCTCGAGGAGATGACGCTGGAGGACGTGGAGCGCCACCTCATCCAGAAGAGCCTCGTGCGGCACGCGGGCAACGTGAGCGACGCGGCGCGCGCGCTGGGCCTCAGCCGCAGCGCGCTCTACCGGCGCATGCAGCACTTCGACATCACCAGCGCCGCCAAGGGTCAGAAGGGGTAGGGATGAAGAGGCGGCGCCAGCCCCTCAAGCACGACGTCCACGTCCTCCTCCTCACGCTGCTGGCGGGCCTGCCCGGCTCCGTCACCGCGCTGTGGATCCTCTGGGACGGGGACTTCAGCCTGAAGGTGCGCTGGACGCTCTCCGCCCTCATCCTCTGCGTGTGGGGCGGCGCGGCGCTCGCGGTGCGCGAGCGCGTGACGCGGCCCCTGCAGACGGTGAGCAACCTGCTGCTCGCGCTGCGCCAGGGCGACTACGGCGTGCGCGGGCGCGGCGGCCGGCTCAACGACCCGCTCGGTGAGGTCTTCCTCGAGGCCAACGTGCTCGGCGAGACGCTGCGCGAGCAGCGGCTCGGCGCGCTGGAGGCCGGCGAGCTGCTCTCCAAGGTGATGGAGGAGATCGACGTGGCGGTGCTCGCCTTCGACGAGGGCGCGCGCCTGCGGCTCGTGAACAAGGCGGGCGAGCGGCTGATGGGCAGGGGCCGGCGCGACCTGCTCGGCCAGGCGGCGGAGGCGCTCGCCCTCGGGGAGCTGCTCGAGGGCGCGGCGCCGCGCCGGGTGAGCCCCACCTTCGCGGTGAGCACGCCGGGCCACGAGGGCGGCCCCTACGAGCTGCGCCGCTCCTCCTTCCGCCAGCACGGCCTGCCGCACACGCTGGTGGTGCTCGCGGACCTGGGCGCGGCGCTGCGCGAGGAGGAGCGCGAGGCGTGGAAGCGGCTCATCCGCGTGCTCAGCCACGAGATCAACAACTCGCTCGCCCCCATCCACTCGATTGCCGCGGGCCTGCAGGACGCGCTCACGCAGCAGCCGCGCCCCTCGGACTGGGACGAGGACGCGGCGAGCGGGCTCGCGGTCATCGCGCGGCGCAGCGCGAGCCTCAGCCGCTTCATGAGCAGCTACGCGCGGCTCGCGCGTCTGCCGCCACCTTCCCTGGGCACCGTGGCCGTGAGCGAGTGGGTGCGGCGCGTGGCGAGCCTGGAGAAGCGCCTCGCCGTGGAGGTGCGCGCGGGCCCCGAGCTCACGCTGCGCGCGGACGGCGACCAGCTGGAGCAGCTGCTCATCAACCTGGTGCGCAACGCGGCCGACGCGGCGCTGGAGACCCAGGGCCGCGTCTGGTTGTCGTGGAGCGTGGTGGCGCCCGGAGCCCTCGAGGTGTGGGTCGAGGACGAGGGGCCGGGCCTGCCGGACACCGCGAACCTCTTCGTGCCCTTCTTCACCACCAAGCCCAACGGCAGCGGCATCGGGCTCGCGCTGAGCCGGCAGATCGCCGAAGCCCACGGCGGCAGCGTGCGGCTCGAGAACCGCGCGGGAGAGAAGGGCTGCCGCGCGCGGCTGCGCCTCCCGTTCGAGGTGCGCGCCCCGGCCCCCGCGCAGAACGCTACGGCCTGACCCGCGTCCTCCCTCTCCCCCTGGGAGAGGGTCGGGGTGAGGGAGTCGGGTTCCCACCTGCGCCCCTGTGCACCCGCACCACACCGTTGTAGCACCAACGGTTCAGCTTCCCGCAGAGCTGCAGAACGGTGTAAACGCCGCCCTCCCTCTGGAGGCCTCCGGTGACCGTGCTCCGTCTCGCAGCTGCGCTCCTGCTCGTGCTCCTCGCCACGCCTGCGCGCGCGCAGGACGTCGACCTGCCCGCGCTGCTCGCGCGCATCCGCGAGGCCACGCCGGGCGTGAGCTACCTGGTGAAGGAGCGGCTGCAGGCGATGACGGTGACCTCGGTCACCGAGGAGCGCGACGGCAAGGGGCGCGTGACGCACACCTACGAGCGGGTGCGGCGCATCAGCGAGCAGGAGGGCAAGCGCACGAGCGCGGTGCTGCGCGCCGTGGACGACGGCAAGGACGTGACGGCGCTGCGCCGGCGCGAGGCCGAGGAGCGCGAGACGAAGGAGGGGCCGGAGAAGAAGGAGGACGACAAGGGGATGTCCTTCGAGCTGCCCTTCACCGCGGAGAACCAGCCGCGCCACCGCTTCAGCGTGGTGGGACCGGACGCGCGAGACCCGCGCCTCCTGGTCGTGCACTTCGAGCCCGCGGGCGAGCGCGACCCGGCGGTGATGGAGGGCGAGGCGCTGGTGGATCCCACGAGCGGACAGGTGCGCCGCCTGCGCTTCCGCCCCTCGAAGTACCCGAGCATCCTCATCGACCGGCTCGACGTGGAGATGGACTTCCGCAGCCACCCGCAGGTGGGCGCGGTGCTCACCCGCATGGTGGTGGACGGCGAGGGCGGGCTGCTCTTCTTCAAGAAGCGCGGCCGCTCCACGCTCAGCTTCAGCGACGTGGTCTTCAAGCCCACGGGAGCGCCTTCGGGCGCCACCATGGTCCACGCCGCACCGTAACCGGGACGCTGTTCGCATCTGGGAAGCGCGCATCCCGCAAGCGGCGAGCGCCGAGAGCAGGCAGGAGAGCGCGCTCTGCCCTGCGGGCGTAGCCCCGGGGTCCAACGCCCCTCGTAGAGGGCTGAACCCACGGGCTTTTTCGCAGCGCCCTGGAGGCCCCCGGGCGTTGGCACGCGCCATGCTCATGGAAGGGATGTGCGGACGCAAAGGTGCGGACGCCACGAACCCCTGGAGCACACGCCATGAGCACCCTCGCCAAGAACAGCCACGACCTCACCTCCTTCGGGCTCAGCGCGCTGATGAGCGGCTACGTCCTCGGCTTCGTCGTCCTCTGCGCCCAGTACATCCACGGCTAGTGCGCGACATCCCGCGGGCCTGTCCAGGCCGCGGGAAGATGAGAGCAGGAGCCGGCGCGCAGTGACGGGCCGGCAGAGAGACCCCGGGAGTGAGGCGCCGCGCCGGAGCGCGCGTCGAGAGCCCCTTCCGGGAGTGAGCGGAGCGAGCGCCGCAGCGCACCCCGCGTAGAGCCCCTTTCACGCTTCGACTGTTTGCCCGTGTCCTCCCTCTCCCTCTGGGAGAGGGTCGGGGTGAGGGAGGCACGCTCGGCACTGTGCGCCCGTGGGACGCGAGCATCCCTAACGCATCGTGAGCAGTGCGCTGTGCACTTGTGGGACGCGCCCGTCCCGAGCGCATCGCGAGCAGTGCGCCGTGCGCCCGTGGGACGCGCGCATCCCGCGAGCGCCGCACGAGCTCCTTCGCCCGCCTGCCCGCACTGCGCGAAGACCCATCGAACTTCCGCGCACTTCGCTGCGTGCACGCGCGTGGCCCGCGCCTTGCTCTCTGCTGTCGTGTGCGCGGCGCACGACTCTGCACCGCGGAAGGAGGACGTCATGCCGCAGATGATGGAGCAGGCGAAGAAGGCGCAGCACGACGTGTCGGGGCTGGCGCTGGGGGCGCTGATGAGCACGCACGTGTTCACGCTGGTGCTGCTGTGCCTCGACTACATGGGGCGCTGATGGGCTGCCGGTGCACACAGTGGGCGTGAGGTAGGCGCCCCTCGTGCGCTGCAACTTTCCCCTGCAGCAGGATGCGCAGGGGCCGGGTCACGCGAGCCCCACGCCGGCGCATTTCCTCTGTGCGGTGTGCTCGCGGTAGAGAGGGAGACTGGCGTGAACGTCCACGCCGTTGGGAGCTCCCTGCATGCGCCTCGTCGTCAGTCTCCTCGTCTCGCTCTCGCTGGTGGGCTGTGCGCATGGCGGGCGCGAGGCGGCGAAGGCCCCTGCAGCGTCCCTCGTCGCGCCGCCTCCCGCCGCGCTCGCTCCCGAGGCCGAGGGCCGCAAGCTCGCGGGTGAGGCGGACCGGCGCGCGAGCGTGGGCGACACCACGGCGGCTCTGGAGCTGTACCGGCGCGCGTGGGAGCTCGGCGTGCGCGAGGACGCGGCGCTGTACAACGCGGCGTGCGCGGCGTCGCTCGCGGGCCAGACGGCCGAGGCGCTCACCTGGCTGCAGCGCGCGGCGGACGCGGGCTTCGCGCACGCGGCGCACCTGCAGCAGGACCCGGACCTCGCGGCTGCGCGCGCGGAGGAGGGCTTCGCGGCCGTGGCCGCCCGCGTGGCGGAGAACGAGGCGAAGCTCACCCTCGCGAGCGACCCCGCGCTGCGCGATGCGCTGCTGCAGCGCATGGCCGAGGACCAGGTGGCGCGCGCGGCGGTGGAGAAGAGCGACTACCGGGACGAGGCGGCCACGGCGCGCCTGCGTGCGGTGGAGCAGCAGAACACGCAGTGGCTGAAGGAGCAGGTGACGAAGGGCGGCTGGCCCACGCGCTCGCAGGTGGGCGAGCGCGGCGCGCAGGCGGCGTGGCTGCTGGTGCAGCACGCGGATGGGGACCTCGCGTTCCAGAAGCAGTGCCTCGCGCTGCTCGAGGGGGCCGCGGCCTCGGGCGAGGCGGCGAAGAAGAGCGTGGCCTACCTCACCGACCGCGTGCTGGTGGCCGAGGGCAAGCCGCAGCGCTACGGCACGCAGTTCCACCGCCCGGAAGGGCTGCCCGTGCCGCGCACGATGGAGGACCCGGAAGGCGTGGACGCTCGCCGCGCGGCGATGGGACTCGCGCCGCTCGCCGACTACACGCAGCAGCTCGAGCAGCTTCAGGCGGAGGTGCCGACCCCCTAGCGACGGCGGGCCCGCCGGTGTAGAAGCGCGGCGCGCGCGGGCCGACCCGCGACCACTCGTGGGGAGTGGGTGAAGTGCGGGAACGACCCGCGTCCCTCTCTGGTGTCACGGAGACGCACGCGATGCCCGTCCTCCCGCTCCTCCTCGTCCTCGCCCTGAACGCCGCGCCGCCCGTGCGGATGGGCAGCCACGGCATGGTGCTCTTCGGCCAGGGCAGCGCGCTCTACGCGAGCCACATCCCGATGTTCCACCCGCCGCACGACGTGCAGCTGCTGCTGCAGGTAGAGCTCACAGGGAAGGGCCTGCCAGCGGACTTCGCGCGCGGGCTCTACACGCTGGACCCCGAGCGCTTCGACCTGAGCCAGCTCATGGCCGGCAAGGTGCGCACGTTCCACGCGGCCCTGTACCGCGGCAGCTTCGATGGTGGCGGGACGGTGCTGCAGAAGGACGTGACGGTGCGGGTGCGGCGCGTGCTGCACGCTGCGCCCCTGAAGGCGGATGCACCGGCGCTGCCGCAGCTGCGCTACCTCGTGGTGGGCGAGGGGCGCGAGGGCTACCTCGTGCATGCGCTGGGACGCGCGCCGGACTTCGACCAGGTGCTGCGAGCGACGTTCGAGAAGCCCCTGCCCGCGGGTGTGCACGTGCTCGAGCTGCCGAGGCGGGAGAACGCCGTGGACACGCGCCTCACCCCTGGAGCGGTCCCGAACGCCACGCTCGATGGCGCCGCGACGCACCTCGAGGTCGCCCAGGAGCTCTCCTTCCTGCGCGGCCCTGACTTCACGCCGTGACAATGTCCCCTCTCCCCCCGGGAGAGGGACGGGGTGAGGGAAGGGCGCTTCACACTGCGCGCCCGCCTCTTGGCATCGCTCGCGGCACCTGCGATGAGCAGAGGGCTCCGATGACCTCCTTCCTGCGCACCACCCTCGAGCGCCTCACGCAGCGCCTGCGCCCGCAGCGCACGACACCGCCACCCGCTCCTGCGCGCGCAGTCATCCCTCTGCGCCCGCTCGCCCCCGAGGTCGCCGAGCGCATCGCGGCCTTCTGGCGCTGGTTCTCCGCAGAGCGCCCCCGCTTCGAGCACGCAGTGCGCATGGGCCTGAACCCCGAGCTGCAGGAGCTGCTCGGCGCGGAGGTGAGCGCGCTGCACCCCGAGCTGCACTGGGAGCTGGGCCGCGCGCGCGACGGCGTCATCGACCTCTCGCTCACGGCCGAGGGGAACTTCCCGCTGCGCAAGCTGACCGAGGCCTGGTGCCAGGCTGCGCCGCACGACCTGCAGGGCTGGCGCTTCCACCCCGCGCGTCCGCCCACGCCGGGCGCGACCGCCTTCACCCTCAACGTCGCGGGACAGGACGCGGCGATCGCCGACCTGCGCTGCGCCCTCGAGCCGGACGACGCCCGCGCGCGCCTGAACCTGCGCGTGTGGCACCCCGCCTTCGCCGCGCTGGAGCCCGAGGCGCGCAGCATGGTGGCGTTCCTCTCACTGGATGCACTGCTGGGCGAGGACGACGTGGAGCGCTGGGTGGGCGGCATCCAGCTCGTGGAGGAGGCGGCGGAGGCCTTCGTCCCGCCCGCCGAGCTGCAGGCCCGCGTCGCTGCCCTCGCCGCGGCTCCGCGCGACACCTTCTCCTTCCTGCAGGGCAAGAACC
This window of the Aggregicoccus sp. 17bor-14 genome carries:
- a CDS encoding ABC transporter permease, translated to MSTFLQDLRYALRLLRQAPGFTLAAVLALALGIGATTALFSVVHAVLLRPLPYADAERLVIVTDPSAQPGSQRYSLFERDELARGATQLSSLTAYSNTALALTGLGDAQQVRGVLTDGPFFEVFGVQAELGRTLDPRTPEAPEVVVSHSFWAQQLGGSPQALGRTLTLSGQPYTLVGVMPDTFAVPNTRAQLWLTQASTPNASQQAARTSKGWRAFQLTGRLAPGASLASAGSELAALGERLAATYPDTQGDLHLGAASLHEATVGNVRLLLWVLLGAVGFVLLLAASNVAHLQLARAAVRQKELAIRIALGASRGRLVRQLLTESVLLALLGCALGLLLALWGTDALVALAGRALPRAGEVGMDGRVLLFALATAVATGVGVGLVPALQRSQQSPQASLGRGSAEAFRGRTHGVLVVAEVALALVLVLGAGLMLKSFYKLQQVDPGVDAEGIYTGRLNLTGTRYQEDAALLAFQQQLLARLAARPEVAGAGLGLSVPAGADQRGNSYRVEGTPENLANPPQAITNVVSPGFLETLRVPLRAGRLLQKSDDVAGAPQVIVVSEAFVRAAFPDQDPLGKRISMGQVEGKPDWYTVVGVVGDVAYDGLDTAPGPTLYQPSVQSPYRAPQLVVRAAGGMPVERLAGVMREELRALDPSVPLGDEMTLEAMLARGLGAPRFRTLLLGVFGALALVLAAVGIYGVMSYAVAQRAHEMGVRMALGAQRRDLLSLVVGQSLRRVGLGLAVGLALALAAHRSIAGLLFGVGALDPAVFASVPALLAGVAFVASWLPARRAAGVDPAVVLRRG
- a CDS encoding sigma-54 dependent transcriptional regulator, with translation MSQPAYESASPVTTPAPAPAPQQPRILVADDQADVLEALRLLLKRDGFSVVTTQSPAGVISALEGQDFDLLLMDLNYTRDTTSGKEGFDLLQNLRSHDANLPVIVMTAWGSVEGAVEAMRRGARDYVQKPWDNTRLLATLRTQLELGRALKRTRRLEEENTHLRAKGERPAFLGESRAMLPVKKLIERVASSSANVLITGEHGTGKEVVARSLHALSGRAGTPFVAVNAGGLSEGVFESELFGHVKGAFTDAKSDRIGCFELADGGTLFLDEIGNMPPSQQAKLLRVLQTGELHPVGSSKVRRVSVRVVSATNADLGKAVEEGRFREDLLYRLNTVEVQLPPLRERTEDIPILASHFLDVQGQKYGRPGMRFDSGALEALIAYTWPGNVRELEHAVERALLMAQGDTVGAEDLLLRRRGGGEGGSARLEEMTLEDVERHLIQKSLVRHAGNVSDAARALGLSRSALYRRMQHFDITSAAKGQKG
- a CDS encoding PAS domain-containing sensor histidine kinase encodes the protein MKRRRQPLKHDVHVLLLTLLAGLPGSVTALWILWDGDFSLKVRWTLSALILCVWGGAALAVRERVTRPLQTVSNLLLALRQGDYGVRGRGGRLNDPLGEVFLEANVLGETLREQRLGALEAGELLSKVMEEIDVAVLAFDEGARLRLVNKAGERLMGRGRRDLLGQAAEALALGELLEGAAPRRVSPTFAVSTPGHEGGPYELRRSSFRQHGLPHTLVVLADLGAALREEEREAWKRLIRVLSHEINNSLAPIHSIAAGLQDALTQQPRPSDWDEDAASGLAVIARRSASLSRFMSSYARLARLPPPSLGTVAVSEWVRRVASLEKRLAVEVRAGPELTLRADGDQLEQLLINLVRNAADAALETQGRVWLSWSVVAPGALEVWVEDEGPGLPDTANLFVPFFTTKPNGSGIGLALSRQIAEAHGGSVRLENRAGEKGCRARLRLPFEVRAPAPAQNATA
- a CDS encoding DUF6624 domain-containing protein, which codes for MRLVVSLLVSLSLVGCAHGGREAAKAPAASLVAPPPAALAPEAEGRKLAGEADRRASVGDTTAALELYRRAWELGVREDAALYNAACAASLAGQTAEALTWLQRAADAGFAHAAHLQQDPDLAAARAEEGFAAVAARVAENEAKLTLASDPALRDALLQRMAEDQVARAAVEKSDYRDEAATARLRAVEQQNTQWLKEQVTKGGWPTRSQVGERGAQAAWLLVQHADGDLAFQKQCLALLEGAAASGEAAKKSVAYLTDRVLVAEGKPQRYGTQFHRPEGLPVPRTMEDPEGVDARRAAMGLAPLADYTQQLEQLQAEVPTP
- a CDS encoding DUF695 domain-containing protein yields the protein MTSFLRTTLERLTQRLRPQRTTPPPAPARAVIPLRPLAPEVAERIAAFWRWFSAERPRFEHAVRMGLNPELQELLGAEVSALHPELHWELGRARDGVIDLSLTAEGNFPLRKLTEAWCQAAPHDLQGWRFHPARPPTPGATAFTLNVAGQDAAIADLRCALEPDDARARLNLRVWHPAFAALEPEARSMVAFLSLDALLGEDDVERWVGGIQLVEEAAEAFVPPAELQARVAALAAAPRDTFSFLQGKNPQGRAAMATLNLALKRLDHLAYEDQLVVTIAYRNADAQGIPPAEEHQAAQALEDTLVESLAGLALHYGHVVSGGRLEVLFYVADKRAAEGKLAAWRGRAQGWQVQRTWHHDPEWKALLKW